One stretch of Punica granatum isolate Tunisia-2019 chromosome 5, ASM765513v2, whole genome shotgun sequence DNA includes these proteins:
- the LOC116208445 gene encoding pentatricopeptide repeat-containing protein At3g24000, mitochondrial produces the protein MTMAYFSYRAFLRDGFSKITDESLGRALHALCLKGLFYLSTLHTNTLIYFYSRLGRTDLARYLFDRMPDRNQASWNTIISGYVQAGLFTEAFMFFDHHRACSLSPNGFVLASLITGCDRSGRMLEEGAQLHGLAAKIGLTCDVFVGTSILHFYGAYGLISLARKFFDEMPHRNVVSWTSLMVGYLNSGQPSGVVELYRCMRREGVICNENTFATLVSSCSSLENDITGRQVLGHIMKSGLERYTSVANSLISMFGSFGGIREARYIFNHVIERDTISWNAIISANVSNGHYKESLSLFHQMRFSHENLNPTTLSTLLTASGSPDGLKWGKGIQSLLVKSGLSSNICARNTLLSMYSEAGMFEDAELAFHEMPERDLISWNSMIACYVLEGRCLNALELFCEMLFMGREMNYVTFTSALSACSGPKFLIQGKIIHALVILVGLQDSLIINNALITMYGKLQLMSEARRVFQKAPKHDIVTWNALIGGHAENKECEDAMKALKLLREEGLVENYITIVGVLGACLTSNDLMTRGMPIHAHAVVIGFESDNYVQNSLISMYVRCGDHSSGDRIFHAMDARDSITWNAIISASAHHGHSEEALKLFRAMIASGVEKLDNFSFSGGLAAAANLAVLEEGRELHALVTKLGFEADLYVINAMMDMYAKCGEMDCVMNILPKPMERSRMSWNVLISAFARHGCFEEARKAFHEMVELGLKPDHVTFVSLLSACSHGGLVDEGLQYYDSMEKDFEVSPGIEHCVCKVDLLGRSGRFTEAEAFIEKMPVMPTDHIWRSLLSACKVHGNLELGRRAAEQLFVLDPSDDSAYVLYSNICATSRRWEDVESVRRRMGSIRKKPACSWVKLKDSVSSFGMGDKSHPQMEQIQGKLEELKRMIKEAGYVPDTSFALQDTDEEQKEHNLWNHSERLALAYGLMNIPERSTIRVFKNLRVCSDCHSVYKFVSKIVNRRIVLRDAYRFHHFEDGRCSCYDYW, from the coding sequence ATGACTATGGCGTATTTCAGCTACAGAGCCTTTCTGAGGGATGGCTTCTCGAAGATCACCGATGAATCCCTCGGAAGAGCTCTCCACGCCCTCTGCCTGAAGGGTCTCTTCTATCTCAGCACATTACACACCAACACCCTCATCTACTTCTACTCCAGGCTTGGCCGCACTGACCTCGCCCGCTATCTGTTCGATCGAATGCCCGACAGAAACCAGGCCTCATGGAACACCATCATATCGGGTTACGTTCAGGCGGGGCTATTCACCGAAGCATTCATGTTCTTTGACCACCACCGTGCCTGCAGTCTCTCCCCCAATGGGTTCGTCCTTGCAAGCTTGATCACGGGCTGCGATCGTTCTGGCCGTATGCTTGAGGAAGGTGCCCAACTGCATGGTCTCGCTGCTAAGATTGGCTTGACGTGTGATGTCTTTGTGGGCACTTCCATTCTGCATTTCTATGGCGCATACGGGCTCATTTCTCTTGCGAGGAAGTTCTTCGATGAGATGCCCCACAGAAATGTGGTATCTTGGACTTCGTTGATGGTCGGGTACTTGAACTCTGGCCAGCCTTCCGGGGTGGTCGAGTTATACAGGTGTATGAGGCGCGAGGGAGTGATTTGCAATGAGAATACATTTGCTACACTGGTCAGCTCTTGTAGCTCGCTAGAGAACGACATAACTGGTCGTCAAGTCCTTGGGCACATTATGAAATCGGGGCTTGAAAGGTATACGTCTGTTGCTAACTCTCTCATCTCAATGTTTGGTAGCTTCGGTGGCATTAGAGAAGCCCGTTACATCTTCAATCATGTTATCGAGCGTGATACAATCTCGTGGAATGCGATAATTTCTGCTAATGTAAGCAATGGGCATTATAAGGAATCTCTTAGCCTCTTCCATCAAATGCGTTTCTCTCATGAAAACCTCAATCCTACCACTCTTTCTACCTTGTTAACTGCATCAGGCTCTCCTGATGGGTTGAAGTGGGGCAAAGGGATTCAAAGTCTACTGGTAAAATCTGGATTGAGCTCAAATATTTGTGCACGCAACACTCTGTTGAGTATGTACTCTGAGGCCGGAATGTTTGAGGATGCAGAATTAGCGTTCCATGAAATGCCGGAGAGGGATTTGATATCTTGGAATTCCATGATTGCTTGTTATGTTCTTGAAGGCAGATGCCTGAATGCCTTGGAGCTCTTCTGTGAGATGCTTTTCATGGGAAGAGAGATGAACTATGTCACCTTCACGAGTGCTTTAAGTGCTTGCTCAGGTCCAAAGTTCCTGATTCAAGGTAAGATCATTCATGCGCTTGTAATCCTCGTGGGGTTACAGGATAGCTTGATCATCAACAATGCATTAATTACCATGTACGGGAAGCTTCAACTGATGTCTGAAGCTAGGAGGGTATTCCAGAAAGCACCTAAGCATGATATTGTGACTTGGAATGCACTTATTGGGGGTCATGCTGAGAATAAGGAATGTGAGGATGCGATGAAAGCGCTTAAGCTACTGAGAGAAGAAGGGCTTGTTGAGAACTATATCACCATAGTGGGTGTTCTCGGTGCTTGCTTGACTTCCAATGATTTGATGACACGAGGAATGCCTATTCACGCTCATGCTGTGGTAATCGGGTTCGAATCAGATAATTATGTACAGAACTCGCTTATCTCGATGTATGTCAGATGTGGGGACCACAGTTCGGGTGACCGCATCTTCCATGCCATGGATGCTAGAGATTCCATCACATGGAATGCGATCATCTCTGCTAGCGCTCATCATGGGCATTCTGAGGAAGCGCTAAAACTTTTCAGGGCAATGATAGCCTCTGGAGTTGAAAAGCTAGATAATTTCAGCTTTTCAGGGGGGCTTGCTGCAGCTGCGAATCTTGCCGTGCTAGAGGAGGGTCGAGAACTTCATGCTCTGGTCACGAAGCTTGGGTTTGAAGCCGATCTTTACGTTATAAATGCGATGATGGACATGTATGCAAAGTGCGGGGAAATGGACTGTGTGATGAATATTCTTCCCAAACCGATGGAACGGTCACGAATGTCTTGGAATGTTCTCATATCAGCTTTCGCGAGACACGGGTGCTTCGAGGAGGCAAGGAAAGCCTTTCACGAGATGGTAGAGCTTGGGTTGAAGCCTGATCATGTCACCTTCGTGTCTTTGCTTTCTGCTTGCAGCCATGGTGGTTTAGTAGACGAGGGCCTTCAGTACTACGATTCCATGGAAAAGGACTTTGAGGTCTCACCAGGAATAGAGCACTGTGTATGCAAGGTTGATCTTCTCGGTCGATCAGGAAGGTTCACTGAGGCTGAAGCTTTTATAGAGAAAATGCCTGTTATGCCCACCGACCATATATGGAGAAGCTTATTATCTGCGTGTAAAGTCCACGGCAATTTGGAGCTCGGGAGAAGGGCGGCAGAACAGCTTTTCGTGCTGGACCCATCAGATGACTCAGCATACGTTTTATACTCAAATATCTGTGCTACATCAAGAAGATGGGAAGATGTGGAGAGCGTGAGGAGGCGAATGGGGTCAATAAGGAAGAAACCTGCATGCAGCTGGGTGAAGCTGAAAGACTCGGtgagttcattcggtatgggAGACAAGTCCCATCCACAAATGGAGCAAATACAAGGAAAGTTGGAGGAGCTCAAGAGGATGATCAAAGAAGCTGGTTATGTTCCTGATACGAGCTTCGCTCTGCAGGATACAGACGAAGAGCAGAAGGAGCACAATCTGTGGAATCATAGCGAGAGGCTTGCTCTTGCATACGGTCTGATGAACATTCCTGAGAGATCGACTATTCGGGTGTTCAAGAACCTCCGAGTTTGCAGCGACTGCCACTCTGTTTACAAGTTCGTGAGCAAGATTGTCAATCGAAGAATTGTTCTTAGAGATGCATATCGATTTCATCATTTTGAGGACGGCCGATGCTCGTGCTATGACTACTGGTAG